The Paenibacillus sp. FSL R7-0204 genome includes a region encoding these proteins:
- a CDS encoding AraC family transcriptional regulator, which yields MRSSKMVKVPNELVKFPNKKGSLKLDGMSAIEICFYTQGIKGTFFLQDHLLLIVKSGVYTVRFGDQEYTMRSNEMMFIHKSMGVEYEKAGEPDSDYILDYMMFFLNEKIVDEFLKFAGLKPICLVNDVVPITVFPINDRLGSYIESLQPYFEHPDEVKEGLVRVKLMELLFHIADSNDRLLHQMMQPISKDRSSITKIMEENFMNPVSLNDLAYLSGRSLAAFKRDFQAIYNTSPLKWVRNRRLDKAKELLAETALSVTDICFSTGFENIAHFSKVFKERFGLPPSEFRRQQRLKKDA from the coding sequence ATGAGATCAAGCAAAATGGTCAAGGTGCCTAATGAACTGGTAAAGTTTCCGAATAAAAAAGGGAGCTTGAAGCTGGATGGGATGTCCGCTATCGAAATCTGCTTTTACACGCAAGGCATAAAAGGAACCTTTTTTTTGCAGGATCATCTTCTGCTAATCGTCAAGTCGGGTGTCTATACAGTTCGCTTCGGTGATCAAGAATATACGATGCGGAGCAACGAAATGATGTTTATTCATAAATCAATGGGAGTCGAGTACGAGAAAGCGGGTGAACCCGATTCCGATTACATCCTCGACTATATGATGTTTTTTCTGAACGAGAAGATAGTAGATGAATTCCTGAAATTCGCCGGTTTAAAACCAATTTGTCTCGTGAATGATGTTGTTCCGATAACAGTCTTTCCGATCAATGACCGCCTTGGAAGCTATATCGAGTCGTTACAACCCTATTTCGAGCACCCTGACGAAGTCAAAGAAGGACTGGTACGTGTGAAACTGATGGAATTGCTGTTTCACATAGCAGATTCGAATGATCGTTTGTTGCATCAAATGATGCAACCCATAAGCAAGGACAGAAGCAGCATCACAAAGATCATGGAGGAGAACTTCATGAACCCCGTTTCCCTTAACGACCTGGCCTATTTGTCTGGCAGAAGCCTGGCGGCGTTCAAGAGGGATTTTCAAGCAATATACAACACCTCCCCGCTCAAATGGGTTCGCAATCGAAGGCTGGATAAAGCCAAGGAACTGTTAGCGGAAACAGCGTTATCTGTTACGGATATCTGTTTTTCGACCGGATTCGAAAATATCGCTCACTTTTCCAAAGTATTCAAGGAAAGATTCGGACTTCCACCGTCAGAGTTTAGACGTCAGCAGAGGTTGAAGAAGGATGCCTAA
- a CDS encoding restriction endonuclease, with protein MDKINGAEFERLWSLYFRDQGYSVKEVGVGGRDGGVDLVIIDKRGERTAVQAKCYADHNKVQVMTVRELVGAKRNHDCFLSLLVTTSDPTADAKPVERPRLYRRNKNIFNKKMSL; from the coding sequence TTGGACAAAATCAATGGTGCTGAGTTTGAGCGGTTGTGGTCTCTGTACTTCAGGGATCAAGGGTATAGTGTTAAAGAAGTAGGAGTAGGAGGTAGGGATGGTGGTGTGGATTTGGTCATTATTGATAAACGTGGCGAGAGAACTGCGGTTCAAGCCAAATGTTATGCTGACCACAATAAAGTACAGGTTATGACGGTTCGTGAACTGGTAGGCGCTAAAAGAAATCATGACTGCTTTCTATCTTTGCTGGTCACTACTTCCGATCCTACAGCAGATGCGAAGCCTGTCGAAAGACCAAGGCTATATAGGCGTAACAAAAATATCTTTAATAAAAAAATGTCGCTTTAA
- a CDS encoding radical SAM/SPASM domain-containing protein: MIRSTYNSVHPINKGNYILINSLSGAVDVVDSSVKERLDQIEQKNPQQDNPDEQELLSFFIKRGYVFNSLAEERQILFRVKDAMDKMTAKSKWGMTFNVCTTYACNLRCPYCYQGHQIHDFSHALDSDEITKMFEAISNIIKMEEARGRFIGAQHRMVLYGGEPLLPKTKDSVKEIVDRAVNEYGFRMCAITNGTFLHQFMDIFQPYHEHWDFFQISLDGPQAVHDKRRIMAGGQGTYDRIVQNIDMALERGFAVAARTNVNKENLGHLTELANFIEYKGWNTQPHFGWQVTPVTNHFSEPMPDHLPEHELLIALYEMFGDLDSFIDKYNARLGSVINMRTSRIRNTIRSFDWSRMNDMDTCTSSGVTSVPHFKECSAREQRFYSFGTEGLIYACPDSVGRAETAIGTFFPEYKLNSEAHQQWDRGITDSKECTECSISLFCGGGCAYANLMRNGDITKPYCNYANETIEAYLRYNKHLFEALGTV, translated from the coding sequence ATGATTAGAAGTACATATAATTCTGTTCATCCTATAAACAAGGGGAACTATATATTAATTAATTCTCTTAGTGGCGCAGTAGATGTAGTAGACAGCAGCGTTAAAGAACGGCTTGATCAGATTGAACAGAAGAATCCTCAGCAAGACAATCCTGATGAGCAAGAGCTGCTCTCCTTTTTTATCAAGAGAGGATATGTTTTCAATAGTCTTGCAGAAGAACGGCAGATTCTCTTTAGAGTTAAGGATGCTATGGATAAAATGACGGCAAAAAGCAAGTGGGGAATGACCTTCAACGTATGTACGACATATGCTTGTAATTTGCGGTGTCCCTATTGCTATCAAGGTCACCAAATTCATGATTTTAGCCATGCATTGGATTCGGATGAAATAACTAAAATGTTCGAAGCTATTTCCAACATCATCAAAATGGAAGAAGCCCGTGGGCGCTTCATAGGAGCACAGCACCGAATGGTGCTTTATGGAGGAGAGCCGCTTCTTCCAAAAACTAAGGATAGCGTTAAAGAAATCGTTGATCGTGCGGTTAATGAATACGGTTTCCGTATGTGCGCTATAACCAATGGGACCTTTTTGCATCAGTTTATGGATATATTTCAACCCTATCATGAACACTGGGATTTTTTCCAAATTTCACTTGATGGTCCACAGGCAGTTCATGACAAACGGCGGATTATGGCTGGCGGGCAAGGAACTTATGACCGTATTGTCCAAAATATTGATATGGCCCTGGAAAGAGGTTTTGCAGTTGCCGCCCGGACGAATGTAAATAAAGAAAATTTGGGGCATCTGACCGAACTCGCTAATTTTATTGAATATAAGGGTTGGAATACTCAACCTCACTTTGGCTGGCAGGTTACTCCCGTTACTAATCATTTCAGTGAACCGATGCCAGATCACTTACCTGAACATGAACTGTTAATTGCCTTATATGAAATGTTCGGTGACTTGGATTCTTTTATTGATAAATATAACGCAAGATTAGGTTCGGTAATAAATATGCGTACCTCAAGAATTAGAAATACGATTCGTTCTTTTGACTGGAGCAGAATGAATGATATGGATACCTGTACTTCTTCAGGTGTTACCAGTGTTCCCCACTTTAAAGAATGCAGTGCGCGTGAACAACGGTTCTATTCATTCGGAACAGAGGGACTCATTTATGCCTGCCCTGATTCTGTGGGCCGTGCCGAAACCGCTATAGGAACCTTTTTCCCGGAATATAAACTAAATTCAGAGGCCCATCAACAATGGGACAGAGGAATTACAGATTCCAAGGAATGCACCGAGTGTTCAATCTCTCTTTTTTGCGGCGGTGGTTGCGCTTATGCCAATTTAATGAGAAATGGAGACATTACCAAACCTTACTGTAATTATGCAAATGAGACAATAGAAGCATATCTTAGATATAATAAGCACCTATTCGAAGCATTGGGTACCGTCTAA
- a CDS encoding helix-turn-helix domain-containing protein → MMDKEILKQVGARIRALRKERALSQEALGEKGGFHFSYIGQIERGEKNVSLLNLHKIAESLEVSIIQLFAYQGEEFMVTAAERDIQDIVGMLREANDEKLRVAKNVLKELL, encoded by the coding sequence GTGATGGATAAGGAAATATTGAAGCAGGTAGGAGCTCGGATACGTGCTCTTCGGAAAGAGCGGGCACTGTCACAAGAGGCGCTTGGGGAGAAGGGCGGATTTCATTTTTCATACATAGGGCAGATCGAACGTGGGGAGAAGAACGTTTCTTTATTGAATTTACATAAGATTGCAGAATCGCTTGAAGTGAGTATTATTCAGTTATTTGCGTACCAGGGTGAAGAGTTCATGGTTACCGCAGCAGAGCGTGATATTCAGGATATTGTAGGCATGCTCCGTGAGGCCAATGATGAGAAATTACGTGTGGCTAAAAATGTACTGAAGGAATTATTATAA
- a CDS encoding radical SAM/SPASM domain-containing protein, which translates to MIVNKYYLKYEFDEKALVINTLTGAVDFFSPEMLALLDSAENRELSDLSDVFDKDDIDLLLKRGYMFENNEGQELRINQASQIINYDQFMHYIVCPTYACNFRCSYCFEDHLLHESTQFMTDQQITDVFSAIDILHKESKLDKGLINLFGGEPLMPPAKNLVEKICEEAAKRNFIIGCNTNGYHLKAFADIFERFRDCLSVMVSVDGPEEIHDRRRFLSGGQGTFGRIHQGINELLNRNISVMIRINIDKTNINNVPELINYYHQCGFFNHPSFSVTFAPVTDHTCQGLSSTLMKGYEIAKSLIRHVPDFIELEKQKKIGLSPEMFRFFRTGMLLDPELKDRVGIISPQLVYCEAAEGKTYAFGPDNNMYACPDLVGKSEYRIGQFSPAFIKEPVFEQWRNFNILQIPQCKDCSAAMICGGGCAAQALSTYGSLDSPCCPNAERMLGDYLNELQEERIRYEEVIL; encoded by the coding sequence ATGATAGTGAATAAATATTACCTAAAATATGAGTTCGACGAGAAAGCGCTTGTTATCAATACTTTGACTGGTGCAGTAGATTTTTTCTCTCCAGAAATGCTTGCTTTACTGGATTCAGCAGAGAATCGGGAACTGTCTGATCTATCAGATGTGTTTGATAAAGACGACATTGATCTCTTATTAAAGAGGGGCTACATGTTTGAGAATAATGAAGGACAGGAACTACGGATAAACCAAGCCTCACAAATTATTAATTATGATCAATTTATGCATTATATTGTTTGTCCCACTTATGCCTGCAACTTCCGTTGTAGCTATTGCTTTGAAGATCACTTACTTCATGAAAGTACACAATTCATGACAGATCAACAAATAACCGATGTTTTTTCCGCAATTGATATTCTCCACAAAGAGAGCAAACTGGATAAAGGATTAATTAATCTCTTCGGCGGTGAACCTCTCATGCCCCCCGCCAAAAATCTTGTTGAAAAAATATGCGAAGAAGCAGCTAAGCGAAATTTTATAATTGGCTGTAATACGAATGGCTATCATTTAAAGGCTTTCGCCGACATTTTTGAACGCTTTCGTGATTGTTTAAGTGTGATGGTTTCGGTTGATGGCCCTGAAGAAATACATGATCGCCGCCGGTTCTTATCGGGGGGACAGGGTACTTTTGGACGGATACATCAAGGAATTAATGAATTATTAAACCGCAATATTTCTGTTATGATCCGAATTAATATAGATAAAACTAATATCAACAACGTCCCCGAACTAATCAATTACTATCATCAATGTGGCTTTTTTAATCACCCTTCCTTCTCAGTAACTTTTGCTCCTGTAACAGACCATACTTGCCAGGGACTAAGCTCTACTTTGATGAAAGGTTATGAAATTGCAAAATCATTGATTCGGCATGTTCCTGATTTTATAGAGCTTGAGAAACAAAAAAAAATTGGTCTTAGTCCTGAGATGTTCCGCTTCTTCCGGACAGGCATGCTGCTTGATCCTGAATTAAAAGATAGAGTTGGGATTATTTCGCCGCAGCTTGTTTACTGTGAGGCTGCTGAAGGAAAAACCTATGCTTTTGGACCCGACAATAATATGTATGCCTGTCCGGATTTAGTCGGGAAATCTGAATATCGTATCGGGCAATTTTCTCCTGCCTTTATTAAAGAACCGGTTTTTGAACAATGGAGAAATTTCAACATTCTACAAATACCTCAATGTAAAGATTGTTCTGCCGCGATGATTTGCGGTGGGGGCTGTGCTGCACAAGCCTTATCGACATACGGTAGTCTTGACTCCCCTTGTTGTCCCAATGCCGAGAGGATGCTCGGTGATTATCTGAATGAATTGCAGGAGGAACGTATACGATACGAGGAGGTTATTTTATGA
- a CDS encoding CD3324 family protein, with product MKYENGSDILPEELLREVQKYASGKLVYIPAGEEKKAWGAASGYREQLQRRNRMIRNKYAHGRTVSELADEYFLSLDSIKKILYSKKQADYAAYAPTIESAVEYANGGILEEWMYCYWQLSKNASVHTENAVVDRIYFGVVKFPLRLIQRDEFDIGNSHVNVTEDHSALPPLIIEYHQGKFYCTEQKEILAGLIQRKVNSYPTIIVLREVTDYKRFTNHFGTVLFFVK from the coding sequence ATGAAATATGAGAATGGCAGCGACATCCTTCCAGAGGAACTATTGAGAGAAGTTCAAAAGTACGCCTCAGGTAAACTTGTTTACATCCCCGCTGGAGAGGAAAAGAAAGCTTGGGGTGCAGCCTCCGGTTACCGGGAGCAGTTGCAGAGAAGAAATCGTATGATTCGCAACAAGTACGCCCATGGACGTACCGTGTCGGAGCTTGCTGACGAATACTTCTTATCTTTGGATTCAATTAAAAAAATCCTTTACTCGAAGAAACAGGCTGACTATGCAGCATATGCCCCGACTATTGAGTCGGCTGTGGAATATGCGAATGGCGGGATACTTGAAGAGTGGATGTATTGCTACTGGCAGCTTTCTAAAAACGCATCTGTCCATACAGAAAATGCCGTTGTAGACCGAATCTATTTTGGGGTCGTAAAGTTTCCATTGCGTCTTATTCAAAGGGATGAATTCGATATCGGTAACTCCCATGTGAATGTAACCGAAGATCATTCCGCTCTACCGCCTCTTATCATTGAGTATCATCAAGGGAAGTTTTACTGTACCGAACAGAAGGAGATATTGGCGGGACTGATCCAACGCAAGGTTAATTCGTACCCGACCATTATCGTGTTGCGGGAGGTTACCGATTATAAGAGGTTTACGAATCATTTTGGAACTGTGCTATTTTTTGTAAAATAA
- a CDS encoding peptidase, translated as MSAIAAITYPQLIPYKIQEMDVWEDGTRYLVHFDNGLRMKVTEKIATIFNYMDGKNSINEISELLSDKYQISAHPEELQYLLEHLLTEKGIVVGKEKIAKHSSAIRFRTPLFNAGRLEGVSRYFQPLYSLTGVCVFGVFICIALYSYVYKLNHAALQADLNSYLFWGITFLMILFSAIIHEFGHTVAAFRYKVKPKDMGIGLFFLAPVLFVDLSDAWKASRKQRVVIDLGGIYFQLWIFILYEISSIIIGSSILFTANHFILLSIISNLNPLLRLDGFWVLTDMLGIPNLHTRTFTLMKQGLLGYVCMKPLAREKFRATILSMSSVYKKVFLAYSFLYLIVFSIALVYMLRYIFSFTELLQSWNWNDFRGFLIVGLILIFNFIILLVKKIKRKKVHSIDCRATDSSHPKS; from the coding sequence ATGAGTGCGATAGCTGCAATAACTTATCCCCAATTAATCCCGTATAAAATTCAAGAAATGGATGTTTGGGAAGATGGGACACGCTATTTAGTTCATTTCGACAATGGATTGCGGATGAAAGTCACAGAAAAAATCGCAACCATTTTTAACTATATGGACGGCAAAAACTCAATTAATGAGATTTCTGAGCTTCTATCTGACAAATATCAGATTTCCGCACACCCAGAAGAGCTTCAGTATTTGCTGGAACACCTTTTAACGGAGAAAGGAATTGTTGTTGGGAAAGAGAAAATAGCTAAACATTCCTCTGCTATCCGCTTTCGCACCCCACTATTTAATGCCGGTCGGCTAGAGGGGGTTTCCCGTTACTTCCAGCCTCTTTACTCTTTAACAGGTGTTTGTGTTTTCGGGGTTTTTATTTGTATTGCACTGTACAGTTATGTGTATAAATTAAATCATGCGGCTCTACAAGCAGACTTGAATTCTTATCTCTTTTGGGGCATTACTTTTTTAATGATTTTGTTTTCAGCTATAATCCATGAATTTGGGCATACCGTGGCCGCTTTTCGGTATAAGGTGAAACCAAAGGATATGGGCATTGGATTGTTCTTTTTAGCTCCTGTTCTATTTGTTGACTTAAGTGATGCTTGGAAAGCCAGCAGAAAACAACGGGTAGTGATTGATCTTGGAGGGATTTATTTTCAATTATGGATATTCATATTATACGAAATATCATCTATAATAATAGGGAGCAGCATATTATTTACAGCTAATCATTTTATTCTTCTGTCTATTATCAGCAATTTAAATCCGTTGTTGCGTCTTGATGGTTTTTGGGTGCTTACCGACATGCTCGGGATTCCCAACCTGCATACTAGAACCTTTACATTAATGAAACAAGGACTACTAGGATATGTATGCATGAAACCACTTGCACGTGAGAAATTCAGAGCAACTATTCTCAGTATGAGCAGTGTCTACAAAAAAGTTTTTTTAGCCTATTCCTTTTTATACCTGATTGTTTTCAGCATCGCCCTAGTTTATATGCTGCGTTATATCTTCTCCTTTACCGAGCTTCTACAATCCTGGAATTGGAACGACTTTAGAGGATTTTTGATAGTAGGCTTAATATTGATCTTTAATTTCATAATATTGTTAGTCAAAAAAATCAAACGAAAGAAGGTACATTCTATTGATTGTAGAGCAACCGATTCTAGCCATCCAAAATCTTGA
- a CDS encoding ABC transporter permease, which translates to MIWLSSAGRSILRNKLRAIFTILSLTIGSASFFCMFLLSELAPRSIENSAQQLLGGDVLVQSYLKPLDIKSVEKAILQADKNSSLSASYVGQSMVQSKNKTTSIIIKGIDPQTYPYYGENQYPGVRSLQENEVLLAEGAADRLQVKVGEHIWLPSASDGSMNEYKVKGLVHNVQESYGDADIFGTAYLQLSQAANLLNTPANKTNEILIHWNAGIPGSSWKTAIEKQLPSVTLIDTEERTNESLAQAKTILLLLQLFSLLALATSALTVSNTMKQAMSTRMHDIAVMKAIGVRSRSVASTFLTEGVLIGALGTLAGLASGLLVSTWLTSYLGSMLAIPLSWEFSWKVTLITFVTGMIVALLSTWIPLKGMLLVSPMKLLHEGNYQIPPYRMHFWKRAFLIVLLSLTVAFYLQKTLFLGSNESLSAKVALSFLGVLLIVIMASVLVKLCSSIFSFMFRVIGGLRMYMPPRWYIPFHNLSSGRKRYGLLALILSVGVTSAVASELFADNLTQSVSQQLESEAKGNLLVTSALHDSDAVEQTFHHLNVEEWTTGIQMNGWLNSINGSEATSLFQEKAEQNKFFTTNKLSIEGVDPSLEIRSYSVIGGRDLTQDDSSQKTALLLSDYQQLGIKTGDTIEITLGDKQIPFKIIGFFESGFVKTVGMRTTKNILSEYGSPTRVMFSINGGTQTSELLSALNASLPVSAMAYSVSSTASESLNSMIRMISVFFSIVTLFAFITAILTIGNQIVISLLRKSKEIAIIKVVGVSNSKTLRSILLENFILSLVSGIAGTGIALLLTTAALKLMFKLPVHLDIQWMLYGVGLCVLTTLTVAWVAARPALVSKPMQLLHRIG; encoded by the coding sequence ATGATATGGCTAAGCTCTGCTGGAAGGAGCATATTACGTAACAAACTTAGAGCGATTTTCACCATCCTGTCTCTTACTATTGGAAGCGCCAGCTTCTTTTGTATGTTTTTATTGTCCGAGCTGGCACCACGTTCGATCGAGAATTCCGCCCAGCAACTGCTTGGTGGAGATGTTCTAGTTCAGTCCTATCTGAAACCGCTGGACATCAAGTCAGTGGAAAAAGCAATCCTTCAAGCGGATAAAAACTCCAGTTTGTCAGCCTCCTACGTTGGACAAAGTATGGTGCAGTCAAAGAATAAAACAACAAGTATTATTATAAAAGGAATTGATCCGCAGACTTACCCTTATTATGGAGAGAATCAATATCCCGGTGTCCGTTCTCTTCAAGAGAATGAGGTTCTTTTGGCTGAGGGGGCAGCTGATCGTCTTCAGGTTAAGGTAGGTGAACATATCTGGCTGCCAAGCGCATCCGATGGAAGTATGAATGAATACAAAGTAAAGGGGCTCGTACATAATGTACAAGAGTCCTATGGGGATGCAGATATTTTCGGAACAGCTTACCTTCAATTAAGTCAAGCCGCTAATCTATTAAATACTCCAGCGAATAAAACGAATGAAATACTCATTCATTGGAATGCAGGTATACCCGGATCCTCCTGGAAAACAGCAATAGAGAAACAACTTCCAAGTGTCACCCTGATAGATACGGAAGAACGGACAAATGAAAGCCTTGCTCAAGCAAAAACTATTCTGCTGCTGCTGCAACTGTTCAGCCTGCTTGCTCTGGCAACCAGTGCGCTTACAGTCTCTAATACCATGAAGCAGGCGATGAGTACAAGAATGCATGATATTGCTGTTATGAAGGCTATAGGCGTACGCTCACGTTCGGTCGCAAGCACTTTTTTAACCGAAGGAGTTCTAATTGGAGCCCTAGGAACTTTAGCAGGATTAGCATCCGGCCTCCTAGTGAGTACCTGGTTGACTTCTTATCTGGGCAGCATGCTAGCAATTCCATTATCTTGGGAGTTCTCATGGAAAGTTACCCTCATTACCTTTGTTACAGGTATGATTGTGGCACTTCTATCCACATGGATTCCACTAAAAGGAATGCTGCTGGTCTCACCTATGAAGCTCTTGCATGAAGGAAACTACCAAATTCCTCCCTACCGGATGCATTTTTGGAAGAGAGCATTTTTAATTGTTCTCCTTTCATTAACTGTAGCATTTTACTTACAAAAAACACTTTTTCTTGGTTCTAACGAATCACTTAGTGCAAAAGTCGCTTTGTCCTTTCTGGGAGTCCTCCTTATCGTTATAATGGCGAGTGTATTAGTGAAACTATGTTCTTCTATTTTTTCGTTTATGTTCAGAGTGATTGGGGGCTTGAGAATGTACATGCCTCCTCGTTGGTATATCCCTTTTCATAATTTATCCTCTGGAAGAAAAAGATATGGATTACTAGCGCTCATCTTAAGCGTTGGTGTTACATCAGCAGTAGCCAGCGAATTGTTTGCTGATAACTTAACTCAGTCTGTCAGTCAGCAGTTAGAGTCTGAAGCCAAGGGAAATCTTCTTGTTACGAGCGCGTTGCATGACTCTGATGCGGTCGAACAAACATTCCATCATCTCAATGTTGAGGAGTGGACGACAGGTATCCAAATGAATGGTTGGCTTAATTCAATTAATGGAAGCGAAGCTACTTCTCTTTTTCAGGAAAAAGCTGAGCAAAATAAATTTTTCACAACCAATAAATTGAGCATTGAGGGCGTTGACCCTTCCCTGGAAATCAGATCCTATTCGGTTATAGGAGGACGTGATCTCACCCAAGACGATTCTTCGCAGAAGACTGCATTATTATTGAGTGATTATCAACAATTAGGGATCAAGACGGGTGATACAATTGAAATCACACTTGGAGACAAGCAGATTCCGTTCAAAATCATAGGCTTTTTTGAGTCAGGCTTCGTAAAAACGGTGGGTATGAGAACTACAAAAAATATACTATCCGAGTATGGTTCGCCTACCCGAGTTATGTTCTCTATTAACGGAGGGACTCAGACATCAGAATTACTCTCAGCATTAAACGCTTCCCTTCCAGTCTCGGCAATGGCGTATTCTGTTTCAAGTACAGCCTCCGAAAGCTTAAATTCAATGATCCGTATGATTAGCGTATTTTTCTCTATAGTCACTTTATTTGCATTCATTACAGCTATTCTTACCATCGGCAATCAGATTGTGATTAGCCTTCTAAGAAAAAGTAAAGAAATTGCAATTATTAAGGTAGTGGGTGTTTCCAATAGCAAAACATTGCGGTCTATTCTATTAGAAAATTTTATTTTGTCGTTAGTTTCAGGAATAGCAGGTACAGGGATTGCTTTGTTGTTAACGACGGCTGCCCTTAAACTTATGTTCAAGTTGCCTGTCCATCTTGACATCCAATGGATGCTGTATGGTGTTGGCCTTTGTGTCCTGACGACTCTTACAGTGGCTTGGGTAGCAGCAAGACCAGCTCTGGTATCCAAACCCATGCAACTCCTACACAGAATAGGTTAG
- a CDS encoding ABC transporter ATP-binding protein, with the protein MIVEQPILAIQNLDKNYESEAGMISILKEINLKFYKKEIVSIMGPSGSGKSTLLGIMGTLDEPSKGKVALEGKSVEALSEGQLSDYRAQKIGFIFQSFNLISTMTALENVMLPMFCIKGIRHSEIRRKAEEMLRLVGMGNRMKHLPNQLSGGQQQRVAIARALINRPSLVIADEPTGNLDRDSGQKVLELIFRLKEQLSMTFIIATHDPEVAAKSDRVIHIRDGRVESDNTQLSRGR; encoded by the coding sequence TTGATTGTAGAGCAACCGATTCTAGCCATCCAAAATCTTGACAAGAATTATGAATCCGAAGCCGGCATGATATCTATCCTCAAAGAAATTAATCTGAAGTTCTACAAAAAAGAAATTGTAAGTATTATGGGACCCAGCGGCAGTGGTAAATCAACGTTGCTTGGAATCATGGGAACCCTTGATGAGCCGAGTAAAGGGAAAGTAGCGCTGGAGGGGAAATCCGTTGAGGCTCTATCTGAAGGGCAGTTGTCAGATTACCGTGCTCAAAAAATCGGTTTTATATTTCAATCCTTTAACCTTATTTCGACAATGACTGCTCTTGAAAATGTAATGCTGCCGATGTTTTGCATCAAAGGCATCAGACACAGTGAAATACGTAGAAAGGCCGAGGAAATGCTAAGGCTAGTGGGAATGGGTAATCGGATGAAGCACTTACCCAACCAACTGTCGGGCGGACAACAGCAGCGTGTCGCTATTGCGAGAGCATTAATAAATAGGCCGTCGTTAGTCATTGCAGATGAACCAACAGGAAATCTCGACCGGGATTCAGGACAGAAAGTACTAGAACTGATATTTCGCTTAAAAGAGCAATTGAGTATGACCTTCATTATTGCTACCCATGACCCAGAAGTAGCCGCTAAATCTGACCGAGTTATTCATATTAGGGATGGACGAGTTGAATCTGATAACACACAGCTGAGCAGAGGACGGTGA
- a CDS encoding SDR family oxidoreductase, producing MNKSKIVLITGANKGIGFETARQLGNMGYKILIGARSENKGHEAVTLLEKENIKAKTVVLDVTNPSSVLSAAEWIEQEYGLLDILINNAGVFFEENTTPSELELSVLKSTYETNVFGVFSVTKAMLPLLRNSSAGRIVNLSSALGSSTLNSDSTSEFYNANSLAYNSSKTAVNALTVSLAKDLSDSPIKINSVCPGFTATDLNGNSGYRTVEQAASIVVELATILSDGPTGGFFDEHGVVAW from the coding sequence ATGAATAAATCTAAGATCGTATTAATTACAGGTGCAAACAAAGGTATCGGTTTTGAGACAGCAAGACAATTGGGAAATATGGGGTATAAGATTTTAATAGGAGCAAGAAGCGAAAATAAAGGACATGAGGCCGTAACGTTATTGGAAAAGGAGAACATTAAAGCTAAAACAGTGGTTCTTGATGTCACGAACCCCAGCTCTGTTCTCTCCGCAGCAGAATGGATTGAGCAAGAGTATGGATTGCTTGATATCTTGATTAATAATGCAGGCGTGTTTTTCGAAGAAAACACCACTCCAAGTGAACTGGAATTGTCTGTTCTCAAGAGTACCTATGAGACAAACGTTTTCGGTGTATTTTCTGTCACTAAAGCAATGCTTCCACTGCTCAGAAATTCATCTGCCGGAAGAATCGTTAATCTTTCCAGCGCATTAGGTTCCTCAACCTTGAATTCAGACTCAACGTCGGAATTTTATAATGCGAATTCGCTCGCCTACAATAGTTCTAAAACGGCTGTAAATGCTTTAACCGTTTCCTTAGCTAAAGACTTAAGCGATTCTCCTATTAAAATCAACTCCGTTTGCCCTGGATTTACAGCTACCGATCTAAATGGTAATAGTGGCTATCGTACAGTCGAACAAGCAGCTTCCATTGTAGTGGAGCTTGCCACAATACTTAGTGATGGCCCAACTGGTGGATTTTTTGATGAGCATGGAGTTGTGGCTTGGTAA